TGTAGGTATCTATGGTGTCATGTCTGTATCTATGGTGCCTTGATGGTATCTATGGTGCCATGTCTGTATCTATGGTGCCATGATGGTATCTATGGTGCCATGTCTGTATCTATGGTGCCTTGATGGTATCTATGGTGCCATGTCTGTATCTATGGTGTCCTGTAGGTATCTATGGTGCCATGTCTGTATCTATGGTGCCATGACGGTATCTATGGTGCCATGTCTGTATCTATGGTGTCCTGTAGGTATCTATGGTGCCATGACGGTATCTATGGTGCCATGTCTGTATCTATGGTGTCCTGTAGGTATCTATGGTGCCATGACGGTATCTATGGTGCCATGTCTGTATCTATGGTGTCCTGTCGGTATCTATGGTGCCATGACGGTATCTATGGTGTACTGTAGGTATCTATGGTACCATGTCTGTATCTATGGTGTCCTGTAGGTATCTATGGTGCCATGTCTGTATCTATGGTGTCCTATAGGTATCTATGGTGCCATGACGGTATCTATGGTGCCCTGTCGGTATCTATGGTGCCATGTCGGTATCTATGGTGCCATGACGGTATCTATGGTGCCATGACGGTATCTATGGTGCCATGACGGTATCTATGGTGCCCTGTCGGTATCTATGGTGCCATGTCGGTATCTATGGTGCCATGACGGTATCTATGGTGCCATGTCGGTATCTATGGTGCCATGACGGTATCTATGGTGCCATGTCGGTATCTATGGTGCCATGACGGTATCTATGGTGCCATGTCGGTATCTATGGTGCCATGACGGTATCTATGGTGCCATGACGGTATCTATGGTGCCATGATGGTATGgggcctgttttgtgatataggCTACGTGCCTAAAAGGTGCCAAATATTtgtagactgaaataatatcggcattataattattataactatgaggattttttagttgcctattttgtggtgccccctcaggacttggtgccctacgcacagcgcgtagtgcgcgttatgggagcggcggcgctgcctgTCGGTATCTATGGTGCCATGTCGGTATCTGTACTGTCGGTACCCGCCGTCCCGCTCGCCCCAGTGACCTGTGTAGAAGACGCTGGTGGCCAGCGGTGCCGCTATGCTCTGGTCCATGAGCAGCTTCCTCAACACCATCTTGACCGAATTCCCGGGAAACCTCCGCTCCAGGAACCGCATCCAGAAGAAACTGAAGTTCCCGTGGAAAGTGAACGCGACCACGGCCACGTTCCGCGTGTGTCGCCAGTCCAGTTCGTCCGTCGTCCGCGACAACCGTTGGTGGACGAAGTCCCCGCTGGCGAACAGGCAGCCGTACAGCGTCACGTTGGTGGCCCACGGGAACCGGCGGACTTGTCTTAAAAACGCCTGtctcattatttattatatatatatacagttactGTCGCTATGTTGAAAGAAACGTGGCGTCAGCAAAATGGAAATTTCACTCAGATTTAATGTTCGCTAAACTTCACACATCGCGCCGACGAATAGTGACGACACGACAAGGACGCGTGAAGATTCCAGTCCGGATTTCGATGGACATGTTCTCATCTACGACAGAGTGTTTATATTCCTCGTAAAATGAAACTTCGTGGAGTAAATCTCAGAGAGGATACTTGCTTGCAATCCACCATCCGATCCGACAACCGGCTCGGGACCTGCCAGTTGGCGTAACATTAATACGCCCTTTTTTACGTAAGAAGAACAAACAGGCAGGAGGCCACCATTGTGGTTCAACCGGTGTACCTGAGGCGATCTGGTACAGATTCAGTAGAATTAAACGTACCATTATATATtactaattaaaaaaacatttcacattcCAGAATTCCGTCAATTTGTGGTACAAGATGTAAAAAAAGTGATGGTGTTAACTAATGGACAAAAGGTCAAAAAATAAACAtaccacacatatatatatatacacataaatatatatatacattaggcATTTCTAGAGTTGGACCAAGTAGATAGCTCAACTTTTTTTCTATTGAAATGCTGAAACAATTTCCCACCCTATCAacttcattcactcattcactcatgaCCATTTCATACTTGATTTgataatttacatttatttagcaACATGTATAGTCTGTTCAAAAGTTGCACCGAGTGCTTTAAGCACCTTGCAATGACCCGGACAACCCAACTGATGAAAAGGCCTTATACAGtttatatgttgttgttttcattttgaccaacaacaacaaaaatccacACCACCCCCTGCAGATTAgtatacacatctacacatgcAGTTTCCTAAACATACACATTCATGGCCAGGTGTACACTGGTCTGATGAAGGAAAAATATACATGTTCATCAGGTAGGTGCATTGGTAGAGAAAAATAATCTTTGTTCAACAATGCAGAGCTTTGCAAATAGTATTTTTTTCCACCGTTTTAAACAGCAAGTGCCAAAAAAATAAACTTATTCTTCATTGTAGTTACAGCAAGTTTGAGATCATTCACATGTGTTCACATTTTATGCTCAGTAAATACATATTATGCATAGATTTCCAGAGCATACCTTTAGTTTTACATTGTAATACCCGATTACAACTTGCTTGAGATCGGCCAGGTTTGATTTTTACATTAACTGACTGACAAAAATATAAAGGCAAATGAATAAAGTTTGAATTGTACTTGTGCTTGACTGTACTGCCATAAGCTCAACAATGGAAGTTTGGAACGGAAAAGACAAAAATAGgcattggaagaaaaaaaacgtgttaGACATAAGACAATATAGTTAATAAATTCTTTGACAATCCAAACAGCCAAGTATAGTAGGACTGTAAACTTGATTTACTGCAACACAGCAGATGGTATACGTTGCAGACTTGATGCCATCTCACAAGAAGAGAACAACTAATAGTTACAGGCACTAACAGAATCACTTGTACCTTCTCTACTGTTTTTACTGGACCAGCCAGAGGAGTCAGGACAGCCATTCAACACACATGCAGGATGCTCCAGCCAGGTGATACTACCTCCATGTTaagacacaatgacacacaataCAGACAGCGGATGGATGGGTCACAGTGTATCCATTGAGCTGAGAGGCTAAAGCAGTCAGGTTCCATGGTCAGGTCCGGTGAGAGATACGAGTAGATCTCTCTGGCTAGACGGCCCTCTCCCAGTCCCCCGTCTCGGTCCTGTGGTAGAGCTGTGGCTGACCCCCGGGGAACAGGCTGTCGGAGTTGGGGTGTTCTAAAAGGAACTGGATGGTGGTCTTCATGTGCTGGACAAAGTGTGGCGGCTCAGCCAGCGGAGAGGTGGACAGGTACTGGGCATGGGAGAGAAATACCACAGTCAAAGTCTGTGTTATGTCACTTTCAGGGCTGCTGCTTCACACTCCTCTTTTAAGAGTTTTTGAGACCTTGAATCAAGCATGGGACATAGGGACACATTGCAAAGGATGGAGGCAGATTCTCTTTATAGGAGTACTTACTTCCACAATCCGTTACCTTTAAAATTGTGTCATCGTCTTGTGACAACCAGAAGGCAATGTCCAGATTTGGAGACCACCTGCAAGGCCCGACTTTAACGAGCCCCCGACTTGAGTCATATATGTCTGCCATCTGCAAGAAGaatggaaacacttttaactGCATCGATGAATTGACATTGTGTCCTTTCAtaaaacaattcccaaattattaatTTCAGGGTTAATAAtcatcaaatataaaaatagttaATCAGGTGGCTTTAAGTTTTTGGATGAATGTTTTTGTGCCATCTACTTAAAATAGTCACACATAGAATACtacaatatatatcatatatatatctatatatatcttatagTACCTCTCCCCCGGTGAAGGTCCTTGCCGATCGCAGCTCCTCTGCAGGTCCTTTATAAGTAAATGATGAAGGGAACACTTCCCCTGTTTTAACATTTACACCTGTGCAGAAACAGACATGTACACAATATATTCGAGGTCACATGCCATTAACACTCTCACTTTGTAACATATTCATCACTTACCTATTCCATATACGACAGGACGATGACTTCCATCAACAACGATGTCATTCATTTCTACAAACACAGAACAGAAGTGTAAACTAGATGAAGGCGGAACTGGTAGATACTTGTAAAACAACAGTTAAGTGTCAAAGTTACCTGTGATGCAACATGTTTCCAGATGAATATCCTCTTTCAGTTTCTGGAACTCTGctgtaaagtaaaacaaaaacaaaacaaaagtatttgtatgtgttacaAAGCTTAACTGCTGGCAGCATAATATCACAATAACGCACAAGGTCAGTTGAAAGAGTATACCCAGTATGCTAAGGCTGAGTTTATGGGATGTTTTTGACTCATCGTTAAATCCCCCGGCAAGATGGAGCTCAAGTCTGCATAATGGAAAGCAAAGTAAAAGGAAACAAAGATCATCCGAATAGGATGTGCACCTTTATTAtgcgtgtttatttgtttatttgtgtgcttCCTACCTGCCCTCCTTACTGAAGCCACTCAGAGATGTCACAGTTTTCACAAGGAGCGGGACTTCAGACCGGGTGCTGGAACCATCACAGTGAGCCAGGCAAACAGCTCCACTTCCtaagaaagaataaaaaaatgggagagataaaaaaaattaaaaaaatggcaTAACTAACTGAATACCCAGGCACAATAATAAGACGCACAGGAGGAATCTGATGAAAGGAATGTTACCGGTGTGTCGCAGAACAACCAAATGGCAGGTGGTGGCGTCACCAGATCCAATTACTGAAACACATTCTGATGGGTACAACAAAAGGCAGGTGTTATCTTTATGATCAAGAATGGTTCACTTAAAAGCACTATCTAAAAGTTAGAGACACATATTGTGATTCTAGATTTCATACCAAACAGTCCAATCAAGAAgaagtaaaaacatgtattatGGCTGAACTCTACCACAGAGACATGTTCCTACATTTAGGGACTGTCACAataacctctgtgtgtgtgagctgagcAATATGAAGGGTTGATATTCAGGTGATATGTTCCCACTTTGAGGTTTTACTTACCGTCTGCTGGTGTTGTGGCAGCAAACTCTCTTTGTGAGACATACAAGAGGCACTTTGGGTCGACATCAACCGGTGGCTTGGAGCTAAATGTTCTTGCATTTTCCTGTGACacaagataaaaaatatataatgtattgtttgaaaaagaaacaaaaacaccatcagtctataataataattagtgtTACTTCAGAGTTATTAGTACAGACCGTAAACCTTCATATTAGGGATCTTATTGGTCGTCGTATTATGTGACAACCAAATGTAGTTTTATATTTGTCAAAAAGAAGGGAAATGTAGACCTATCTTTCAACTGATGAAAGAACATTCTCAATAAAATGTTATACGTGTAAAGACAATAAACTCCCCATGTCCTTTAAATTGACGTTAGGTCAAATAATTCTCAATAAAGACTAGACATAATTTCAAATAGTGTCAATCAAGTCAGAAATCGGGTGGTTTTTATTCCTATTTTATGTCTTATATGGTAGTTGTTCATTATATTttaggacaaacacacacatcatttacaATTCCCCAACGTTACACTATTTTAGATGTAATTATGAAAATACCACGTGATAGTTTGTTGTATTATCCCGTTATGATTATTGTCTGCCACCACATGTCAGACCCAAATCTCGTTCATAAATGGAATAACTATTTCGCTTTATCATTAACAGCTTCTCTGTCAACAAATGATGCACTGTTGCTTACCAAATAAACTAATAAATTAAGCCACACTTTCCAGAAACAAACCTGTAAATGTGGATATTTGTCGAACAGTTCCATAGTCGAGGTTATGCGGTCAAGTCCTCTATTTTGAATTAACAACGGCATTTTCTTAAGGTCCACTTTAATATTAGCTGGTAATAATACTATTATAAAGATCGTAACTTCATATTTTATGGCTCAATGTCTCCAAAAATAAGTCTGCACATAACGCAGGAACGGAAAACCCAAATAATCGAGTGGCATTTCCTGAaggttttcttcttctacggTTCCGGCTCTCAGTTTCTGACACAGCGCCACCCACTGTTCAAAAGCACGACTGCGttaaaaaaatcatattcaCCATGATTACTTAGTGAACATTCGTACGTAGTGTCCGTCGTATCGAAACAAAGATACGTAGAAGTACTAGTTGAATTTACGTCACAAAAGAGAGCCGGGGTGGGGGGAGGTGCGAGTCAGTTGGTCAACGTTACGTGACGCAGACGAAAAAACTGTTTACTAAATTCCGTGTTTCACGCGAGGCGTAGCTATCGACGAGCTAACAGACACCTTTTGCGAGCGTAAATAACATTTTATAACAGCGCACAAGGTCGACGAGCCGGTGGAAAACGTTAAAGCTTAACGTTACGTTACAAATATCGCGGAGAGGATTCACTTCATTCCGTCAAGATGCGAGGGGGTTCTTCCTACGGCGACCGCGGACGAGACAGGTAGCTAACGTTGAGTTGGTTGttaaaatacagaaatgaaaCACGCTCACAAATATCCCACAGCACAACACAGGCATTTTGACCCAGAGCAGCTGCAGGTTGGAGACTTTGGTATTCTCGAAAATGCAACACTGAGGTAACCTAGCGTTAGCGTTAGCGTTAGCGTTAGCGTTAGCGTTAGCGTTAGCGTTAGCGTTAGCGTTAGCGTTAGCTAGAGCAGCTCAACCCGCCTCGAGGCCTCTCCCCAGCCGGTCGTTAATTTAACCCTTTAACTGTCAACATCGCGCTGGGTAAAGGTCGTGTTACCACCGACGTCTGTTGGCACGAACATTTACTGGGATCCAAGAGTAATTTGTTTTTAGTTGTGAAAATGATGTTCCACATCGTGACCAAAAACTAGAACAAAAGTAGCTAGCTTATTGTGTATGGTGAACCCTCCCGACTGTTTTGTTTTAAGCTGtaagagagaaaaacaagatgCAGACTTGCCACCCTGGTCAGAACTTCATGAGAAAACTACATCCTAAAATACAGATATAAATTATCACATGATCTCTTTGGTGACCATATAAAATGGCAGCAACTGCTCATATTTAGTCATTTGCATGTTGTAAGCGGCCGTTTCCAATATAGTGTATACACTTCTGCAGGCAAAGCCTGGCTGATTGCCCAGTGCTCTTATCtctttgccctctctctctctctctctcaggccacGGTTTGGGGCCACGAACAGTCGCGGTGGACCGCCGCCAATGAAGTTTGGGAATCCAGGCGACCGTCTACGCAAGAAGAAATGGAACATGGACGAGCTTCCGAAATTTGAGAAGAACTTCTACGTTGAACACCCTGAGGTGCAACGCATGAGTCAGGTAAATCGATATATTTCTCTTCGCAACTCGCAAACATTAATGAATCGTGAAACGTTTCTGGAAAGTGACGAAGCTAAGCACATTTCAATGTCCGTCGTTTCTTTTTAGTTTGATGGCCATCATCATACATGTTGTAATTGCATGCAATATGTATACATCAAACAGCAAACAATAACACGTTTAAACCTCTTAATGATGAAGTACAGTCATACCTAATATAATGTCTGAATCGGAATAGTTTTAATAGAAGCTATtccaaaaaatatgaataatttaaaCACCATATCTGACTGTATGTTTCCTTTTTTGTACCTAGCTTGACATGGAAGAGTTCTGCAGAAAGAAGGAGATCACCATCAGAGGCACTGGCTGTCCAAGGGCGATCCCTGCCTTTCACCAGGCGCAGTTTCCCCGTGAGTAAACTATAAAATACACAAATCGTAATGTCTGTAAGGTCTAAATGACCAGTTACAGTGTTAGTCAAATGTGTCTCACAAGGACTCATGGTATGTTTACAATAACAGAACATTGACTGATAGTGGTAAGGATTGTGCTTTGGATGGAAATGACTGAAAGATAGAAACCAAGGTCGGAGTACAGAGTGTAACTGTCTTGTTGATTGTCCTCCTGGCAGAGCATGTGATGGATGTGCTGTCACAGCAGAACTTCAAGGAGCCGACAGCGATCCAGTGTCAAGGCTTCCCTGTGGCCCTGAGTGGGAGGGACATGGTGGGGATCGCACAGACTGGCTCCGGAAAGACGCTGTCTGTAAGGctacctcttcatcctcctccatgATGATGACACTGTGTTATAAAGAGCTTATTCACATAACACTAGAAACACAACGTTAGAATAGAAATGCCTAAACCATAAAATATATGCAAATCAAGTACAAATTAAGAACAGCAGCACAACTGAAGATAAATGTTGAACCTCATGCAAGAACATTTTCGTATTCTTATCTTTACTTCTTAATTCGTAtctttacttttttactttgttttctgaGTGTGCCACATCAGATTCAGCAACTTAAGATTACCGTGTAAATAACCAGAGTAAACATGAGCGTCCTGAGAGTTGTAAAATAGCATGATTAATGCCTAATGATAACAACTAAGGCTGTACTATAGGTTTCATCCTGCTTTCAGAGATCCATTCAAGAAATTCAAATGTGAGAATATTGCTGAACGTGGCAAGTTCATGCCACTTTAAAATGATCCGGTCGCATGAGTGGTTCTTTGCGTGAGGCCCAATGTTTAATTGAgtcttaaaaaagaaaggatAAATGGGAGAACGGTTGAATTGTTTTGCTAGATTTCCTTTTGacacttgtgtttttttaaatttccccgcAGTATCTTCTTCCTTCTATTGTACACATCAACCACCAGCCCTACCTGGAGAGGGGAGATGGCCCAATTGTGAGTGCAAATTACACTTGACTTATGTTGGATAGTGTTTAACTATTTCAGTGTGTGCGTACAGCCGGGGAAACCTTCCTCATTCGTCTTTGGCCTCTCTTCGTAGTGTCTGGTGTTGGCCCCGACGAGAGAGCTGGCCCAGCAGGTCCAACAGGTCGCATATGAATATGGCAGAGCTTCCCGTATCAAAACCACCTGTGTCTACGGCGGAGCACCCAAAGGACCACAGATCCGAGACCTCGAGAGGGGTGCGTATGGTTGTAGACGGGCACGTACTATAGATAATTCAGAATAGTTACCCGTGTATCAAAAATCTTATACATATACGTAGTTGTGTATTTGAGTACTTTCCACATTTGATAAagttaaacaaaatatttaattgaaaaaaacacagcTGTTTCCTGATATgtaaattaaacacacacacactatctctctTTAATTTGCGACTTCCACATCTGCTGCCTATATTTTTAGCAGTGTGTTCATAGCCGGTAAAGCCAGTAATTGCTGGAAAGTGTTGAACTGTAAGTACAATGTTCTGCCTGAGCGTCTAATAATGTGTAGTTTTTTGTCATATGTTGATTGTGTTGGACTCTAGGTGTTGAGATATGTATCGCCACACCTGGTCGCCTCATCGACTTCCTGGAGAGTGGCAAAACGAACCTGCGGCGCTGCACCTACCTGGTGCTGGATGAGGCGGACCGCATGCTGGACATGGGCTTTGAGCCCCAGATTCGCAAGATTGTCGAACAAATCAGAGTAGGATCAACTAgctgattttaaaaaagtatcgCCGTGACTTATTAATATAGAAGCACTTTAAGTTAAATCGGTCGCGTgcgttctctgtctctctcttagCCTGATAGACAGACTCTGATGTGGAGCGCGACCTGGCCGAAGGATGTTCGGCAGCTCGCGGAGGACTTCCTGAGGGACCACATCCAGATTAACATCGGCGCTCTGGAGCTCAGCGCCAACCACAACATCCTGCAGATAGTCGACGTCTGCAATGAGAATGAAAAGGACCACAAGTAAGTCAGAAGACCTCTGACCTTAAATTACATTATGCCACGATGATCTCATCAGCTGCTATAATAGCGTGACACAACACACGCTGATTCTTTCACTCCGTTGAATCTGAGCTGGGTGCCAGTGATGTgctatgattgtgtgtgtgtgtgtgtgtgtgtgtctccgtcgacagactgtttcagctgatGGAGGAGATCATGGCCGAGAAAGAGAACAAAACCATCGTCTTTGTGGAGACGAAGAAGCGCTGTGATGATCTCACCAGGAGGATGAGGCGGCAAGGGTGAGACGTCACTGTTATGAATCGACTAGGATTCATTATTATCAGTATTTGATGGCCTGAAGCAATTCAGAGTTATCCCTCATCTTCACActtcattgtgttttttgttgtctagCTGGCCAGCCATGTGTATCCATGGAGACAAGAGCCAGCCAGAAAGAGATTGGGTACTCATTGGTAAGAATAACTGTAACACGGTGATACTTTCCAGTCGAGCGGAGACGACGTCCGCGTCGACTTCCCGCTGATATTGTGTTTAATCCCACAGAATTTCGGAGTGGTAAAGCTCCCATCCTGGTTGCTACCGACGTGGCCTCCCGTGGTCTGGGTATGTCCGCTCACACATCCAGTTACAGCTGCAGACTCTCGCATGATTGATTGTCTCTTTGCTTAATTCTTTCGGCATTTTTCCTTTTTgacttattgtatttttttcctaTCAAATGATACGGAGTGTATTATACACTTTTATGGAGTAACACGAGAAACAATCGCCAGAGTTAAAATAGTACGCGTGTACAGTACAACAGCAACGTGACAGTAGAATAGGTAAGTATGCCACAGATGAGACCAATTCTACCCGGCAACGAAACGGGGGTAAAAACCTAAATGCATTAAATGTCTAACTATCTGCCTTTGACTATTGTCTGGTTGATATTAtgtttgttcctcttttttattttttataacggTATCACGCTAGGAATTTTGTGGTATCCGTTTGAATTTGGCGATTTTACAGTGAAATAATAATGCAGATGACATTTAAGAATCTCCCGCACTGTTTTTAACGTAAGCCGAGTATGGAGGCTGCAGGCCTGCTGGGTTTATAGTCTCGTTTCTTGTTACTgcacttaaataaaaaaagcttccTTCAACCGGGGCTCTCCGGCACGCTGCCTGACCGGAGGGCCGAGCGCGCGTCAGATGCTACCGCTCGCCTCTTCGCCGCCTCCGCAGCGTCAGCTCAAATCAAAAGAAGGGATTTTGCTCCACAGTACCCGTTCTTTCCGCAGATAAAATCACAAAATTGCATTGCACTGAGCATCTTTTCTTCACTTAAATCATTCATCTAAATGATATACATTGTTTTTAGTCATGCGGATGCATTTGAGGAGGACAGCGTCGGCTGAATTGTCTCAGGTGCTCCGACAGGAAGGCTGTGGTCGCGATCAAATTGGTTCGGCAGGGTTCATGTGAGAAGGGGGGATGAGTGAAGTGTCTTTTGACTTGCTAAGATCCCCATGACCGTATCCttgttcttttttccccctcttctcctctcagggTTTGGCAGCACACGGCAGCTGTAACAGTCTGTGCTGCTGTCCGTCCCGTTAAAAGTAGAAGCGTGGCTAGTTTTAGAGGGATTAAAGCCCTCTTATTCCTCTTGGGTCACTAAGGTCCCCCTGCCCGGTATTGTCAGTTTTATATCCAACGAGCCTTTCCTTGGGAGAAGCCTGAGGTTCCTGTGTGTCTGCCCATcggtccgccccccccccaaaaggcagacagacaggagagagacagttaGAGGGGCTCGTCTGGATCCAGTCCTGGCCAGGGTCTGAGGAGGGTCCTGCCATGCAGCGAGGGAGAGCAACATAACCAGccgttgtgtgtgtttaccggGTCTGCTCCCGTCTGACCTTGCTGGTGTGTGCAGAAGGTGAGGGATGaatcctgtctccctccccctcAGCCCCTCACTATAAACCAGGACTGATCAGGGGGAACTGACTACCTTTGTAAAAACAACCTGACGGGGGTAAGTACCTCACCGGCCCTTTTCTCTTAACTCCTCCATGAGCTCACCATACATTCAGGTACTTCCATCGTGCTCATACCAGTCAAAAGAATAGCGccgtcctttttttaaaaacccggcACATTGTCATTCTGCTATCGAGTTGGGTCTCGGTCGGTGAGATGGTTTCCCGCCGTCgtgatttggggggggggggggggagaaggtcgACTTATTGATCAGCGGCGCCGTCACAGCTCCACGTCTTATGTAACACCGGCAACTTCTCGTCACACATTCTGACCCGTATTCATAAAGAGGTGAAGGCTTCTGAAGCCGGAACATCATTTCTGTTCAGCTTgatgtcccaaaaaaaaaaaaaacctgaagtcAAGTTCAGCTTAAACTGCATCGGATTTAAATCAGTTCTACTGGTGgttaacaacaaatatatatttggagGTGTGAATTTTTTTTCGCGGTGATAAAGCAGGTAAGTTACTATTTCTGTTTCAATTTTTCATTGACAATACatctacaaatatatatttacatctaaaaagctttttttaagaCGATAGTTTTTTCCTCACATGACATTATTctatttcctcctttcctccacgCGGTGAATCCAA
The nucleotide sequence above comes from Pseudoliparis swirei isolate HS2019 ecotype Mariana Trench chromosome 24, NWPU_hadal_v1, whole genome shotgun sequence. Encoded proteins:
- the ntan1 gene encoding protein N-terminal asparagine amidohydrolase, which produces MPLLIQNRGLDRITSTMELFDKYPHLQENARTFSSKPPVDVDPKCLLYVSQREFAATTPADECVSVIGSGDATTCHLVVLRHTGSGAVCLAHCDGSSTRSEVPLLVKTVTSLSGFSKEGRLELHLAGGFNDESKTSHKLSLSILAEFQKLKEDIHLETCCITEMNDIVVDGSHRPVVYGIGVNVKTGEVFPSSFTYKGPAEELRSARTFTGGEMADIYDSSRGLVKVGPCRWSPNLDIAFWLSQDDDTILKYLSTSPLAEPPHFVQHMKTTIQFLLEHPNSDSLFPGGQPQLYHRTETGDWERAV
- the LOC130190450 gene encoding probable ATP-dependent RNA helicase DDX17, which produces MRGGSSYGDRGRDRPRFGATNSRGGPPPMKFGNPGDRLRKKKWNMDELPKFEKNFYVEHPEVQRMSQLDMEEFCRKKEITIRGTGCPRAIPAFHQAQFPQHVMDVLSQQNFKEPTAIQCQGFPVALSGRDMVGIAQTGSGKTLSYLLPSIVHINHQPYLERGDGPICLVLAPTRELAQQVQQVAYEYGRASRIKTTCVYGGAPKGPQIRDLERGVEICIATPGRLIDFLESGKTNLRRCTYLVLDEADRMLDMGFEPQIRKIVEQIRPDRQTLMWSATWPKDVRQLAEDFLRDHIQINIGALELSANHNILQIVDVCNENEKDHKLFQLMEEIMAEKENKTIVFVETKKRCDDLTRRMRRQGWPAMCIHGDKSQPERDWVLIEFRSGKAPILVATDVASRGLDVEDIKFVINYDYPNSSEDYVHRIGRTARSSNKGTAYTFFTPGNLRQARDLVRVLAEARQAINPKLLQFVESGRGGGGGGGRMRYRASSSSTNSNQFQRPSDRSMGGGSSGGGGSSGGGSSSSKDGRSSFGRDSHSSHATSSFRDRGRDQRSGGGGSDQYQSYGSGAAGGGTGFNSRNGGPDKPSQPQSQFSQPLAPPSLAGGLPSLMTHQFAAQQQALLGFGPQAPYPFVAPPPPPPGAQLPRK